A stretch of Henckelia pumila isolate YLH828 chromosome 4, ASM3356847v2, whole genome shotgun sequence DNA encodes these proteins:
- the LOC140862460 gene encoding uncharacterized protein yields MERGQQAPNNQALPNQIGRAPFEDTGSPLYLQNGDHPGLALVSQLLAGNNYNSWNRAMSIALTAKNKLVFVDGSLLRPKSNNLLFGAWIHCNGMVISWILNVVNLKITDILLYISTTSEILMDLRDRFHESNAPRIFQIKKLLTGLQQGSMDVNTYYTRLRTLWDELKDFQPVSVCNCGSMKEWMNYQNQECVMQFLMELNDSYAQIRAQILMMEPTPVISKVFSLVLQEESNVPYIKIS; encoded by the coding sequence ATGGAGAGAGGACAACAAGCTCCGAATAATCAAGCTCTGCCGAATCAAATTGGGCGAGCACCTTTTGAAGATACTGGTAGTCCGTTGTATTTGCAGAATGGGGATCATCCTGGTTTGGCTTTGGTCTCACAATTGCTCGCAGGTAATAACTATAATTCCTGGAATCGAGCTATGTCTATTGCGTTAACAGCCAAAAACAAATTGGTGTTTGTTGATGGCTCTTTGTTGCGACCTAAATCCAATAATCTATTGTTTGGAGCATGGATTCATTGTAACGGTATGGTAATTTCGTGGATATTGAATGTTGTGAACTTGAAAATTACGGATATTCTATTGTACATTTCAACAACTTCTGAGATTTTGATGGATCTACGTGATCGGTTTCATGAAAGCAATGCTCCACGCATTTTCCAGATTAAGAAGCTTTTGACTGGTTTACAACAAGGATCTATGGATGTTAATACATATTATACTAGATTGAGAACCTTGTGGGATGAGCTTAAAGATTTTCAACCGGTTTCCGTATGCAATTGTGGTTCAATGAAAGAGTGGATGAATTATCAAAATCAGGAGTGTGTTATGCAGTTCCTGATGGAATTAAATGACTCTTATGCTCAAATTCGAGCTCAAATTCTGATGATGGAGCCAACTCCAGTAATTTCAAAAGTTTTCTCATTGGTGCTGCAGGAGGAGAGCAACGTTCcatacataaaaatatcatag
- the LOC140864523 gene encoding protein EXORDIUM-like 2 — protein MAASHIVLFLLFSILASSSMAFLVQQQPLVLKYHNGALLKGAVTVNLIWYGKFTPVQRSIIVDFLQSLNSPGSAQPSVSSWWKTTEKYKGGGGSSTLAVGKQFFDENYSLGKLLKNSNIVYLAARGGHSAGAINIVLTAKDVAVDGFCMSRCATHGSTPGAARFAYAWVGNAETQCPGYCAWPFHQPLYGPQTPPLVAPNGDVGVDGMVINLATVLAGTVTNPFNNGYFQGPATAPLEAVTACTGIFGTGAYPGYPGDVLTDKTTGSSYNAHGVNGRKYLVPAMWDPQTSKCLPLV, from the coding sequence ATGGCCGCTTCTCATATTGTATTATTCCTGCTTTTCAGCATTCTAGCTTCTTCTTCAATGGCGTTTCTGGTGCAGCAGCAGCCCCTCGTGCTGAAATATCACAACGGGGCTCTGCTGAAAGGGGCCGTCACTGTTAACCTCATCTGGTACGGGAAGTTCACTCCCGTTCAGCGCTCCATTATCGTTGATTTCTTGCAGTCCTTGAACTCTCCAGGGTCGGCGCAGCCCTCTGTTTCTTCTTGGTGGAAGACGACGGAGAAGTACAAGGGCGGCGGCGGCTCTTCGACGCTGGCTGTCGGTAAGCAGTTCTTTGATGAGAATTATTCTCTGGGAAAGCTTCTGAAGAACTCCAACATAGTTTACTTGGCTGCACGGGGAGGACATTCGGCCGGAGCCATAAACATCGTGCTGACGGCGAAGGACGTGGCCGTGGACGGGTTCTGCATGAGCAGGTGCGCCACCCACGGCTCCACCCCCGGGGCGGCTCGTTTCGCCTACGCCTGGGTGGGGAACGCGGAGACCCAGTGCCCGGGTTACTGCGCGTGGCCGTTCCATCAGCCGTTGTACGGCCCTCAGACCCCGCCGCTGGTGGCGCCGAACGGCGACGTCGGGGTAGACGGGATGGTGATAAACCTGGCGACGGTCCTGGCGGGGACGGTGACGAATCCGTTCAACAACGGCTACTTCCAGGGCCCTGCGACGGCGCCGCTGGAGGCGGTGACTGCTTGCACGGGGATATTCGGGACGGGGGCGTACCCGGGTTACCCCGGCGATGTGTTGACGGATAAGACTACGGGTTCCAGCTATAATGCGCATGGGGTGAACGGGAGGAAGTACCTTGTTCCGGCGATGTGGGACCCGCAGACGTCCAAGTGCTTGCCGCTGGTCTGA